In Phycisphaerae bacterium, the sequence GCTTGAAGGGTTGGGGTTCGATCGATCCGGCTGGGATCAGCCGTTGGCCCAGCTCAGCGGCGGTCAGCGGACGCGGGTGTATCTGGGCACGCTGCTATTGGCTGATCCGGACGTGCTGATGCTCGATGAGCCAACCAATCATCTGGACCTTGACTCGGTGGAGTGGCTGGAGTTCTGGCTGCGGTCGTTTCGGGGGGCGGTGGTGGTGGTTTCGCACGATCGGTATTTTCTGGACCGCGTGACGCAGAACACGTGGGAGATCGCGTTCGGGCGGCTTGAGACGTATCGCGGGCCGTACAGCGAGTACGTCGAGAAGCGTGCGGCGCGGTACGAGGAGCGGATGCGGGCGTGGGAGAATCAGCAGGAGTACATCCGCAAGGCGCGGGATTTCGTGGCCCGTTACGCGGCCGGTCAGCGGTCCAAGCAGGCCCGCGGACGCCAGACGCGGTTGGAGCGGTTTCTGGAGAACGAGGCGGTGGATCGGCCGCAGGCGAGCCGGACGATGAATTTGCGGCTTGAGACCAAGGAGCAGACGGGCGACCTGGTGCTGCGGGCGACGGATTTGGCGGTTGGGTATGAGGCGGGCCGTCCGCTGGCGTCGGCGGAGTGGCTGGAGGTTCGGCGTGGCGAGCGGGTGGCGATTGTC encodes:
- a CDS encoding ABC-F family ATP-binding cassette domain-containing protein gives rise to the protein MSLVIAENITISYGPQQVLREVSFRLGEAERIGLVGANGAGKTTLLKIVAGMLEADDGQVHRSRGLRIGYLPQSPPRVDGGTVHGAMLEVFADLRQTEVELHEMAAELAERQDDQELLKRYGAAQTAFEARGGYDYLKRIELVLEGLGFDRSGWDQPLAQLSGGQRTRVYLGTLLLADPDVLMLDEPTNHLDLDSVEWLEFWLRSFRGAVVVVSHDRYFLDRVTQNTWEIAFGRLETYRGPYSEYVEKRAARYEERMRAWENQQEYIRKARDFVARYAAGQRSKQARGRQTRLERFLENEAVDRPQASRTMNLRLETKEQTGDLVLRATDLAVGYEAGRPLASAEWLEVRRGERVAIVGPNGIGKTTLLRTLMGELAALSGQVRHGANVKFGYLSQTHTELRPELSALDSVLEVD